From Calothrix sp. PCC 6303, a single genomic window includes:
- the frr gene encoding ribosome recycling factor yields the protein MKLAEAESTMQKTVEATLRAFNTIRTGRANSSLLDKVTVEYYGTPTPLKSLVNISTPDATTILIQPYDKSSLNAVEKAISLSDVGLTPSNDGSVIRLNIPPLTSDRRKEFVKLAAKYAEEGRVAIRNIRRDTVDAIRKQEKAGEMSEDESRDQQDKLQKLTDKYNAKISELLVEKEKDITTV from the coding sequence GTGAAATTAGCTGAAGCTGAGAGTACGATGCAAAAGACTGTAGAGGCAACTTTGCGGGCTTTTAACACAATTCGCACTGGTCGCGCCAATTCCAGCCTACTTGATAAAGTGACGGTGGAGTATTATGGCACGCCAACACCTTTAAAATCGCTGGTTAACATCAGCACACCCGATGCTACAACTATCTTGATTCAACCCTATGATAAAAGTAGCCTCAATGCGGTGGAAAAGGCAATTTCATTATCTGATGTGGGATTAACCCCCAGTAATGACGGTTCGGTGATTAGATTAAATATTCCACCACTAACTAGCGATCGCCGTAAAGAGTTTGTCAAACTTGCTGCCAAATACGCTGAAGAGGGACGGGTGGCTATTCGTAATATCCGCCGAGATACTGTAGATGCAATTCGGAAACAAGAGAAAGCTGGGGAAATGTCGGAAGATGAATCCCGCGATCAGCAAGACAAATTACAAAAACTCACCGATAAATACAATGCCAAAATTAGTGAGTTGCTAGTAGAAAAAGAAAAGGACATTACAACTGTCTGA
- the pyrH gene encoding UMP kinase: protein MGRNYRRVLLKLSGEALMGNMGYGIDPEVVKEIAQEVAEVVATGVEIAIVVGGGNIFRGVKAASAGMDRANADYIGMIATVMNAMTLQDSLEQINIETRVQTAIAMQELAEPYIRRKAIRHLEKGRVVIFGAGSGNPFFTTDTAAALRAAEIEAEVIFKATKVDGIYDADPMEVPDARRYNTLTYNHVLAKDLRVMDSTAIALCKENNIPILVFDLTVRGNIKRAVMGESIGTLVGGSCEIS, encoded by the coding sequence ATGGGTAGAAATTACCGAAGGGTTTTACTTAAACTAAGCGGTGAAGCCTTAATGGGCAACATGGGCTATGGCATTGACCCCGAAGTGGTCAAGGAAATAGCACAAGAGGTAGCAGAGGTAGTAGCCACAGGTGTTGAAATTGCCATCGTTGTTGGCGGTGGAAATATTTTTCGCGGAGTTAAAGCTGCATCAGCAGGAATGGATCGGGCAAACGCTGACTACATCGGCATGATTGCTACGGTAATGAATGCCATGACGCTACAAGACTCCTTAGAACAGATTAATATCGAGACGCGAGTACAAACTGCGATCGCTATGCAAGAATTAGCTGAACCTTACATTCGCCGCAAAGCGATTCGTCACCTAGAAAAGGGGCGGGTGGTGATTTTTGGCGCTGGTTCAGGTAATCCTTTTTTCACTACTGATACTGCTGCGGCATTACGTGCTGCGGAAATCGAAGCCGAGGTGATTTTTAAAGCCACCAAAGTAGACGGTATCTATGATGCTGATCCGATGGAGGTTCCCGATGCCAGACGTTACAATACTTTAACTTATAACCATGTTCTAGCAAAAGATTTACGGGTAATGGATAGCACTGCTATTGCTCTATGCAAAGAAAACAATATCCCCATTTTAGTTTTTGACCTCACCGTCAGGGGTAACATCAAGCGTGCAGTTATGGGAGAATCGATTGGCACGCTTGTGGGAGGTTCCTGTGAAATTAGCTGA
- a CDS encoding PAS domain S-box protein produces MQSDNSEVSIIQNQPSLHCQDFDMALRHFFEIAGDAIIIANEEEFIECNIASIEMFKCFQKEDFIGKNILDFSPEFQPSGISSEQLFAQHLQAAITDVNSVFEWLNQTLDGATFWTEITLTSHRKGNNFFFQYVIRNIEKLKFKESEYNSVIKIIEDELSKIKRRFQDISEAIGEYIWEVDKNLKYTFLAGKSKCVKGYEPEELLGRSLVDFMPKEDIELIGKTLKDSYINKTSFKLEHRNITPYGEIFWEEVNGIPLLDENENVIGFRGVGMSINKRKHTEEELRKSKEILQIVIDTIPQSISWQNRNLVYMGCNRKLAVAVGVITPEKIIGKTDYQLSCNYKDADAFRKNNSRIMETDTPEIHIIQQHLQADGTKVWLDTSKLPLHDTSGNVVGVLVISEDITERKNIEEDKLESEILIQQKAQREKLLNCIINQIRGSLDFDYILSTTVEEIRGLLEIDSCHFAWYHHEIENPYWEVVKDSHHPDLADFSGCYPISEITSLSNLMLGLKIQRIDNVEMLKNRDLKEFLLSLGHKSFLSIPGKTNSGAICAVSCSHNRSVRMWNDFEVELLESVISQLMIALNQAELYRQSQIKTQETEEALKELQIAQTQLIQSEKMSSLGQLVAGVAHEINNPVNFIHGNLAPAREYTKDLLNLINVYQKHYPEPVSEVLKIREEIDFDFVVEDLPKLLTSMKVGTQRIREIVLSLRSFSRLDEAEFKQADIHDGIDSTLMILQHRLKGREYLAGVEVIKQYNQLPLVECYPGQLNQVFMNIIVNAIDVLEERYNSLSGTPQIHISTKVIDHNQVEISIKDNAGGMPEVVCKRLFDPFFTTKPVGKGTGMGLSISYQIITERHHGQLICISTEGISSEFIIKIPVRQQVTTAR; encoded by the coding sequence ATGCAAAGTGATAATTCAGAAGTATCTATCATTCAAAATCAACCATCACTCCATTGTCAAGATTTTGATATGGCGCTTCGCCATTTTTTTGAAATAGCAGGTGATGCAATTATTATTGCCAATGAAGAGGAATTTATTGAATGTAATATTGCATCTATCGAGATGTTTAAATGCTTCCAAAAAGAAGATTTTATTGGTAAAAATATTCTAGATTTTTCACCTGAATTTCAACCCAGTGGCATTTCATCAGAGCAATTATTTGCTCAACATCTTCAAGCTGCTATAACTGATGTCAACTCTGTTTTCGAGTGGCTTAATCAAACTTTGGATGGTGCTACCTTCTGGACAGAAATAACTTTAACATCTCATAGAAAAGGTAATAATTTCTTTTTCCAATATGTCATTCGTAATATTGAAAAACTAAAATTCAAAGAATCTGAATATAACTCAGTTATCAAAATTATTGAAGATGAACTATCCAAAATTAAGCGACGTTTTCAAGATATATCTGAGGCAATAGGGGAATATATTTGGGAGGTGGATAAAAACTTAAAATATACCTTTTTAGCAGGCAAATCTAAATGTGTTAAAGGCTATGAGCCTGAAGAACTACTCGGTCGTTCTCTAGTGGATTTCATGCCCAAGGAAGACATAGAATTAATTGGAAAAACTTTAAAAGACTCATACATTAACAAAACTAGTTTTAAACTCGAACATCGTAATATAACTCCCTATGGAGAAATATTTTGGGAGGAGGTTAACGGTATCCCATTACTGGATGAAAATGAAAATGTCATTGGATTTCGGGGTGTGGGTATGAGTATTAATAAGCGCAAACACACAGAAGAAGAATTACGAAAATCGAAAGAAATTTTACAGATAGTTATAGATACAATCCCCCAATCTATTTCTTGGCAAAATCGCAACTTAGTTTATATGGGGTGTAACCGTAAACTGGCTGTTGCTGTCGGGGTTATTACACCTGAAAAAATTATTGGTAAAACTGATTATCAATTGTCATGTAACTATAAAGATGCAGATGCTTTCCGAAAAAATAATAGCCGAATCATGGAAACAGATACACCAGAAATTCATATTATTCAGCAACATCTGCAAGCAGATGGTACAAAAGTTTGGCTTGATACTAGTAAATTACCACTTCATGATACTAGTGGAAATGTAGTTGGTGTCTTGGTTATTTCTGAAGATATTACGGAACGCAAAAATATTGAAGAAGATAAATTAGAATCAGAAATTTTGATTCAACAAAAAGCGCAGCGAGAGAAATTACTTAATTGTATTATTAATCAAATTCGTGGTTCTTTAGATTTTGATTATATTCTAAGTACAACTGTAGAAGAAATCCGTGGTTTATTAGAAATTGATTCGTGTCATTTCGCTTGGTACCATCACGAAATTGAAAACCCATATTGGGAGGTTGTGAAAGACTCTCATCACCCTGATTTAGCAGATTTTAGCGGTTGCTATCCAATTTCAGAAATAACATCTTTAAGTAACTTGATGTTGGGGCTAAAAATTCAAAGAATTGATAATGTAGAAATGCTGAAAAACCGGGATTTAAAAGAATTTTTGTTGTCCCTAGGTCACAAATCTTTTTTATCCATTCCTGGTAAGACCAATTCCGGTGCAATTTGTGCTGTTAGTTGTAGTCATAATCGCTCAGTACGGATGTGGAATGATTTTGAAGTCGAATTATTAGAATCAGTGATTTCTCAACTAATGATTGCTTTAAATCAAGCAGAACTTTACCGCCAAAGTCAAATTAAAACACAAGAAACTGAAGAAGCATTAAAAGAATTACAAATTGCCCAAACACAACTAATTCAAAGCGAAAAAATGTCATCACTTGGGCAACTAGTTGCAGGTGTTGCTCACGAAATTAATAATCCAGTAAATTTTATTCACGGAAATCTTGCCCCTGCCCGTGAATATACAAAAGATTTACTAAATTTAATTAATGTATATCAAAAACATTACCCCGAACCTGTAAGCGAAGTTCTAAAAATACGAGAAGAAATTGATTTTGATTTTGTGGTTGAAGATTTACCAAAATTGCTTACATCAATGAAAGTTGGTACACAACGAATTCGAGAAATTGTTTTAAGCCTACGCAGTTTTTCTCGACTTGATGAAGCTGAATTTAAACAAGCAGATATTCATGATGGCATTGACAGTACATTAATGATTTTGCAACATCGTCTTAAGGGTAGAGAATATCTTGCTGGTGTTGAGGTGATTAAACAATATAATCAGTTGCCACTGGTTGAGTGCTATCCTGGGCAATTAAATCAAGTTTTCATGAATATTATAGTCAATGCGATTGATGTCTTAGAAGAGAGGTATAACAGTTTATCTGGAACACCGCAAATTCATATATCAACCAAAGTTATTGATCATAATCAAGTTGAAATTAGTATTAAAGATAATGCTGGAGGAATGCCCGAAGTTGTTTGTAAAAGGTTATTTGATCCATTTTTTACAACTAAACCAGTCGGGAAAGGTACGGGAATGGGTTTATCAATTAGCTATCAGATTATTACCGAACGTCATCATGGACAATTAATATGTATTTCTACCGAAGGTATTAGTTCGGAATTTATCATTAAAATTCCCGTGCGACAGCAAGTGACCACTGCAAGATAA
- a CDS encoding SagB/ThcOx family dehydrogenase: MPELHQSIAQHYHERTKYDPETIASRSQSLDWSKQPVPFKEYKIGATFDLKSYIQEAPEAFANNPDGQWWRRLSRLLFCSYGLTARMPSMGNTVYLRSSPSAGGLYPAEIYLVSKGTPLLPPGLYNYQCRTHSLMHFWESNVWQNLQEACFWHPSLENTQIALVITSVFYRSAWRYEDRAYRRIFLDTGHLLGNIELAAAISDYRPHLIGGFIDQAVDEMLYIDPQQESAIAVLPLADLLDINQNLPTGRTALPSATETEYPHLPDGELLPYFHRMTQIQPGTTGKLNLPEIKQEKSIEDKYNFPFCQKFATQTTQIDWGEKLDKLESTILKRRSTRAYSGDDLTLDELKSLLDFTYQSEHYLDQGLDICPDYFDLNLIQTFIVTSGVEGLETGCYYYAPKAQELRQIRFKNFRRELHFLCLGQELGRDASAVIFHTADLRAAVHQYGDRVYRYLHMDAGHLGQKLNLAATRLSIGVSGIGGFFDDKVNEVLGIPIDEAVLYITTLGRQR; encoded by the coding sequence ATGCCAGAACTGCACCAATCTATTGCCCAGCACTACCATGAACGAACGAAGTATGATCCAGAAACCATCGCCTCTAGAAGTCAAAGTTTGGACTGGTCAAAACAACCAGTTCCGTTTAAAGAATATAAAATAGGTGCGACGTTTGATTTAAAGTCTTATATTCAAGAAGCACCAGAAGCATTTGCGAATAACCCTGATGGGCAATGGTGGCGGAGATTGTCACGATTGCTATTTTGCAGCTACGGATTAACTGCGAGAATGCCGTCGATGGGAAATACCGTGTATTTACGTTCATCTCCCAGTGCTGGCGGTTTATATCCAGCTGAAATTTATTTGGTTTCTAAGGGTACGCCTTTACTACCACCCGGTCTTTATAATTATCAGTGTCGAACCCATTCCCTGATGCATTTTTGGGAAAGTAATGTTTGGCAAAATTTGCAGGAAGCTTGTTTTTGGCATCCTTCTTTAGAAAATACTCAAATAGCTTTGGTAATTACATCAGTTTTCTACCGTTCTGCATGGCGTTATGAAGATCGTGCATATCGGCGAATTTTCTTAGATACAGGACATTTGCTAGGTAATATTGAGTTGGCAGCAGCTATTAGTGATTATCGCCCCCATTTAATCGGCGGATTTATTGATCAAGCTGTAGATGAAATGCTGTATATTGACCCTCAACAAGAAAGCGCGATCGCTGTTTTGCCTCTAGCCGATTTACTCGATATTAATCAAAATTTACCCACCGGACGCACCGCTTTACCTTCTGCAACCGAAACCGAATATCCTCATCTCCCTGATGGTGAACTACTCCCGTACTTTCACCGGATGACACAAATTCAGCCGGGAACAACTGGTAAACTTAATCTCCCAGAGATTAAACAAGAAAAATCTATCGAAGATAAATATAACTTTCCTTTCTGTCAGAAATTTGCCACTCAAACTACGCAGATTGATTGGGGAGAAAAGTTAGATAAACTGGAAAGTACAATTCTCAAACGTCGTTCTACTAGGGCTTACAGTGGCGATGATTTAACCCTTGATGAACTAAAATCACTGTTGGATTTTACGTATCAATCGGAACATTATCTAGACCAAGGATTAGATATTTGCCCTGACTATTTTGACCTAAACCTGATCCAAACCTTTATTGTCACTTCTGGAGTCGAAGGCTTGGAAACTGGCTGCTACTACTATGCACCCAAAGCTCAAGAATTACGTCAAATTCGCTTTAAAAACTTTCGTAGAGAGTTACATTTTCTCTGCTTAGGACAAGAACTAGGTCGTGATGCCTCCGCTGTAATTTTTCATACGGCAGATTTAAGGGCAGCTGTCCATCAATATGGCGATCGAGTTTACCGCTATTTGCATATGGATGCTGGGCATTTAGGACAAAAGCTGAATTTAGCGGCTACTCGTCTAAGTATTGGTGTAAGTGGAATTGGTGGATTTTTTGATGACAAAGTGAATGAAGTCTTAGGCATTCCTATTGATGAAGCTGTTTTGTATATTACAACTCTAGGAAGACAAAGATAA
- a CDS encoding geranylgeranyl reductase family protein: MYDCIIVGAGPAGGSAAYHLAKRGHSVLILEKESLPRYKPCGGGVSPAIAQWFDFDFSPAISVKADTIRCTWNMEDPVSVKLETPEPVWMVRRDVFDHFLVQQAQKQGAELRDNTEVTGIEFKSDHWQVNTANGPITGKYIIAADGAKGPMAKWLGFKERKRRLAAALEAEAVATVPNTNIIDFEFGMVKNGYVWNFPKADGYSIGVGTFIGGEPQDFKKILDEYGKSFGLNISSCKQYGHALCLWNGEQTLHTQNAVLAGEAACVVDPMTAEGIRPSIYSGIKASEAIDQALGGNPGALKNYSDIMNDEWGSDMAWAAKIAGLFYRFPKVGYKVGIKRPSGPQLMGKILCGQLRYGDVAGRAIKRLTPFG, from the coding sequence ATGTATGACTGTATAATTGTCGGTGCCGGACCAGCGGGTGGCAGCGCCGCGTATCATTTAGCCAAACGTGGACATTCAGTATTAATTCTAGAAAAGGAATCTTTACCTCGATATAAGCCCTGTGGAGGTGGAGTGTCACCTGCGATCGCGCAATGGTTTGATTTTGACTTTAGCCCTGCAATTTCAGTCAAAGCTGACACCATTCGCTGTACTTGGAATATGGAAGATCCAGTTTCGGTGAAACTAGAAACTCCCGAACCCGTATGGATGGTGCGCCGTGATGTATTTGACCATTTCTTAGTCCAGCAAGCACAAAAACAAGGTGCTGAACTCCGTGATAACACTGAAGTTACTGGAATTGAATTTAAAAGCGATCATTGGCAAGTTAATACCGCAAATGGTCCCATCACCGGGAAATATATAATTGCTGCTGATGGTGCCAAAGGTCCAATGGCGAAATGGCTTGGTTTCAAAGAGCGTAAGCGCCGTCTAGCTGCGGCTTTAGAAGCCGAAGCTGTTGCCACAGTTCCCAACACCAACATCATCGATTTTGAGTTCGGAATGGTCAAAAATGGCTATGTCTGGAACTTTCCCAAAGCCGATGGTTACTCAATTGGTGTCGGTACTTTTATCGGTGGTGAACCCCAAGATTTTAAAAAGATTTTGGATGAATATGGTAAAAGTTTTGGCTTGAATATCAGTTCTTGCAAACAGTATGGTCATGCTTTGTGTTTGTGGAATGGTGAACAAACTCTCCATACCCAAAATGCTGTTTTAGCTGGTGAAGCTGCTTGTGTGGTTGACCCGATGACAGCAGAAGGAATTCGTCCTTCTATCTATAGTGGAATTAAAGCCTCGGAAGCTATTGATCAAGCTTTAGGTGGTAATCCTGGTGCCTTGAAAAACTACTCAGACATTATGAATGATGAATGGGGTAGTGATATGGCATGGGCAGCAAAAATTGCTGGTTTATTCTACCGCTTTCCTAAAGTTGGTTATAAGGTCGGGATTAAGCGTCCTTCCGGTCCTCAATTGATGGGTAAAATCCTCTGTGGACAGTTACGGTATGGAGATGTAGCAGGTAGGGCAATTAAGCGTCTAACTCCTTTTGGTTAG
- a CDS encoding AbrB family transcriptional regulator — protein sequence MSETATAPLTGKSLLAKVKELSNLPRRERAKQCGYYTTTKGGQVRVNLTDFYDALLSARGIPLSPEAPKDGRGREPTYRVSVHQNGQIVIGATYTKAMGLKSGDEFEIKLGYKHIHLIQVDADKRLGGDLDLEADEDDEDEDE from the coding sequence ATGAGTGAGACTGCAACTGCACCATTAACTGGAAAATCACTGCTTGCGAAGGTAAAAGAACTTTCTAACTTACCTCGCCGGGAACGGGCAAAGCAGTGTGGTTATTACACCACTACAAAAGGTGGTCAAGTTAGAGTAAATCTAACGGATTTTTATGATGCTTTGCTTTCAGCAAGAGGGATTCCTTTAAGTCCTGAAGCACCAAAAGATGGTCGGGGTCGTGAACCGACATATCGGGTTAGCGTTCATCAAAATGGGCAAATTGTAATTGGTGCAACCTATACCAAGGCAATGGGCTTAAAATCTGGTGACGAATTTGAAATTAAGCTGGGATATAAGCATATTCATTTGATTCAAGTTGACGCTGACAAAAGGTTAGGTGGAGATCTTGACTTAGAAGCAGATGAAGATGATGAAGATGAAGATGAGTAA